One Setaria italica strain Yugu1 chromosome I, Setaria_italica_v2.0, whole genome shotgun sequence DNA window includes the following coding sequences:
- the LOC101759499 gene encoding probable carbohydrate esterase At4g34215, with protein MARLQPALPFLLLLLLIAGAAAGRAGGVRTLIFILAGQSNMSGRGGATSGVWDGVVPPECAPSPRILRLSPALRWEEAHEPLHADIDVGNVLGVGPGMPFAHAVLAAGKGAGATVGLVPCAQGGTPLANWTRGTELYERMVTRARAAMAGCNGGGELAAILWYQGETDAMKREDAELYQGRMEALVRDVRRDLGRPDLLVIQVGIATAQYNGKFLGRVREAQKAVTATVPNVKYVDAMGLPIASDKTHLTTEAQVQLGNMLAKSYLETL; from the coding sequence ATGGCGAGGCTCCAGCCAGCACtgcccttcctcctcctgctcctcctcatcgccggcgccgcggcggggcgcgccggcggcgtccggACGCTGATCTTCATCCTGGCGGGGCAGTCCAACAtgagcggccgcggcggcgccaccagCGGCGTCTGGGACGGCGTCGTGCCGCCCGAGtgcgcgccctcgccgcgcaTCCTCCGCCTCTCCCCCGCGCTCCGCTGGGAGGAGGCGCACGAGCCACTGCACGCCGACATCGACGTTGGCAATGTCCTCGGCGTCGGGCCCGGCATGCCCTTCGCCCACGCtgtgctcgccgccggcaagggCGCGGGGGCCACCGTGGGGCTCGTCCCCTGCGCGCAGGGCGGCACGCCCCTCGCCAACTGGACGCGGGGCACGGAGCTGTACGAGCGGATGGTGACGCGCGCCagggcggccatggccggctGCAACGGAGGCGGCGAGCTGGCCGCCATTCTATGGTACCAGGGGGAGACCGACGCCATGAAGCGGGAGGACGCCGAGCTCTACCAGGGGCGCATGGAGGCGCTCGTGCGCGACGTCCGCCGCGATCTCGGCCGGCCGGATCTCCTCGTCATCCAGGTCGGGATTGCGACTGCGCAGTACAACGGCAAGTTCCTCGGCCGTGTGAGGGAAGCTCAGAAGGCAGTCACGGCCACGGTCCCGAATGTCAAGTACGTCGACGCCATGGGGTTGCCCATTGCGAGCGATAAGACGCATCTTACCACTGAAGCTCAGGTCCAGCTCGGGAACATGCTAGCCAAGTCGTATCTAGAAACGCTGTAA
- the LOC101758685 gene encoding uncharacterized protein LOC101758685, translating to MEAHRESSEPAPETASAASAAAAAAASVLGDDDLLREILLRLGLPTALVRAAAVSRRWLRCASDPAFLRRFRARHPPRLLGFYVNTGDAQRLRFVPLARDPELAAVVRRGSFDLGEEAGSVRDCRNGRVLVFVGRKYVVCSPLHPGRGNDNLPEPPFPPEAYTLLYYLNDFLFYENTDDSVSCTSVTVMCSPRQAWVHLSDLQAGVWGEGRYSGMIDLPVPGTLRGCDHHELFSNGKLYMMCLPHHIVGFDLPSMSSFCIELPDAVQYEYLENIGLSCAEGSGIFLIHLKGFQISVWLYRTDCSSIGTWKLIDTICLQQAFRHLAELTWDLLPDVIRVAAVGDNADFVLLRIDHKLYYMHISSRTVEMVYEASPGHGSLYGVYPFMMPWPPTFPALNGGHDHDQ from the coding sequence ATGGAAGCCCACAGGGAGAGCTCGGAGCCCGCCCCCGAGACGGCGTCAGCTGcatccgcggccgcggccgcggccgcatcGGTGCTCGGTGACGACGACCTCCTTCGcgagatcctcctccgcctcggcctccccaccgccctcgtccgcgccgccgccgtctccaggCGCTGGCTCCGCTGCGCCTCCGACcccgccttcctccgccgcttccgCGCGCGGCACCCGCCCCGCCTCCTCGGCTTCTACGTCAACACCGGCGACGCGCAGCGCCTGCGCTTCGTGCCGCTGGCGCGGGACCCCGAGCTtgccgccgtcgtccgccgtGGGAGCTTCGATTTGGGTGAAGAAGCCGGATCCGTGCGGGACTGCCGCAACGGCCGCGTCCTCGTCTTCGTTGGCCGCAAATACGTCGTGTGCAGCCCACTGCACCCTGGGCGGGGCAATGACAACCTCCCAGAGCCCCCGTTCCCGCCCGAAGCTTACACCCTCCTTTATTACTTGAATGACTTCTTGTTCTATGAGAACACTGATGACAGCGTGTCGTGCACTTCGGTGACGGTGATGTGCTCTCCGCGGCAAGCATGGGTGCACCTGTCCGACTTACAAGCCGGAGTCTGGGGTGAAGGACGCTACTCAGGCATGATAGATCTACCAGTACCAGGAACATTGAGGGGATGCGATCACCATGAGTTGTTTTCCAATGGGAAACTCTACATGATGTGTCTGCCGCATCACATTGTTGGGTTCGATTTGCCCTCTATGAGCTCTTTCTGTATTGAACTCCCAGACGCAGTGCAGTATGAGTATCTTGAAAACATTGGGCTGTCCTGTGCCGAGGGATCAGGAATTTTCCTCATCCACTTGAAGGGATTTCAGATTTCTGTTTGGCTCTACAGAACGGATTGCAGCAGTATTGGCACTTGGAAGCTAATTGATACGATTTGTCTGCAGCAGGCATTTCGTCACCTTGCAGAGCTCACATGGGATTTGCTGCCTGATGTTATTCGTGTGGCTGCAGTCGGGGACAATGCCGACTTTGTGCTCTTGCGGATAGATCATAAACTCTACTACATGCATATTTCAAGCAGAACAGTGGAGATGGTATATGAGGCGAGTCCAGGCCATGGTTCCTTGTATGGGGTCTATCCATTTATGATGCCTTGGCCTCCCACCTTCCCAGCACTGAATGGTGGACATGATCATGATCAGTGA
- the LOC101759092 gene encoding uncharacterized protein LOC101759092: MGNTLGLGAGAGLGLGLCFGAAALMQAVGANAEHLNKGREAHANRVVTPQRQYNVHSAEDIDESSAERLYDAMRYAKANAMLIQVPVLGTAKKFWRLSDKATRISRKLALILSSQHKIGKYLTAPLQLSDVWIGNNGSVKLRGVSFTARGFSIERVRDDYKYLAKVLIELIKFSGGDINNLPPDYREFLLLIGRGTVTMRDELLIVNNVALLPMENRTEVFLMLHDRIVNYRGREDEAKRKRILSKLPYKKDWLDTARANARINEWVTFPKKGMNQGVENVREYRRTPFDLLRLNRNIRCHLHQHNNDDIEETLYCEWPELLMVMEKMLYLEGELVATDIQNKFG, translated from the exons ATGGGAAACAccctcggcctcggcgccggcgccggccttgGCCTCGGCCTCTGCTTCGGCGCCGCGGCTCTGATGCAG GCTGTTGGAGCAAACGCAGAACACCTGAACAAGGGCAGGGAGGCACATGCCAACAGAGTGGTGACTCCTCAGCGTCAATACAA TGTTCATAGCGCCGAGGACATCGACGAGTCCTCTGCCGAGCGGCTGTACGACGCGATGAGGTACGCCAAGGCCAACGCGATGCTGATCCAGGTCCCGGTGTTAGGAACAGCGAAGAAGTTCTGGCGATTATCTGACAAAGCGACTAGGATTAGCAGAAAACTTGCATTGATACTGAGCAGCCAGCACAAAATTGGCAAGTATCTCACTGCACCTCTGCAGTTGTCCGATGTCTGGATTGGTAACAATGGGAGTGTCAAGCTGAGAGGGGTCAGTTTCACTGCTAGAGGCTTCAGTATTGAGCGTGTGAGAGATGACTACAAGTACCTGGCCAAGGTCCTGATTGAGTTGATTAAATTCTCGGGTGGGGATATCAACAATTTGCCTCCGGACTACAGGGAATTCTTGCTGCTCATTGGGAGGGGCACCGTTACAATGAGAGATGAATTATTGATTGTAAACAACGTTGCGCTTCTGCCAATGGAAAACCG CACTGAGGTCTTCCTGATGCTACACGATAGAATTGTGAATTATCGTGGTCGCGAAGACgaagcaaagaggaagagaataCTCTCTAAGCTCCCCTACAAGAAGGACTGGTTGGATACTGCCAGGGCAAatgcaagaatcaacgagtgggTCACCTTTCCAAAAAAAGGAATGAACCAAGGGGTTGAAAATGTTCGCGAGTACAGAAGGACTCCGTTTGATCTACTGCGGCTCAACAGAAATATAAGATGCCACTTGCATCAGCATAACAATGACGACATTGAGGAAACTCTGTATTGCGAATGGCCCGAGCTGCTCATGGTCATGGAAAAGATGTTATACTTGGAAGGTGAGCTCGTTGCCACTGACATCCAAAACAAGTTCGGCTAA